A section of the Rhizophagus irregularis chromosome 16, complete sequence genome encodes:
- a CDS encoding uncharacterized protein (SECRETED:cutsite_TQS-IP; SECRETED:prob_0.6618); SECRETED:SignalP(1-21), which yields MPKFILITLFLTFTLAWVTQSIPAINYLEHATEPAKEFFYFPSKVNRKLNECNYCGGFYPQCCANLCGVLGYKYYQCLECSCGCGN from the coding sequence ATGCcaaaatttattcttattaccTTGTTTCTTACCTTTACTTTGGCCTGGGTTACTCAATCTATTCCTGCCATAAATTACCTTGAACATGCTACTGAACCTGccaaagaatttttctattttcctTCAAAAGTTAATCGAAAACTTAATGAATGCAATTATTGTGGTGGATTCTATCCCCAATGTTGTGCGAATTTATGTGGTGTCCTCGGttacaaatattatcaatGTCTTGAATGCAGTTGCGGTTGTGGGAATTGA